The Podospora pseudocomata strain CBS 415.72m chromosome 3, whole genome shotgun sequence genome window below encodes:
- the cta3 gene encoding potassium/sodium eff (COG:P; EggNog:ENOG503NU1M): MAGEFPKHPFLLTPEETAQALGTDIDKGLTSTQVKELQSKYPTNELDVGGSIAWYTIFIRQLANAMILVLFFAMALSFGVGDYIEGGVLAAVIVLNVSIGFYQEYGAEKKMDALRALSSPSANVLRDGKMQVIPNAEVVPGDIIALKMGDTVPADMRMFEAMNLQCDESSLTGEAMPIEKITTTEIYVEGGEKLAQDEGEVGIGDRINIAYATTVVQKGRGRGIVICTGMQTEVGKIAASTSKKRRKPGRSMNWKKYGKAAPVKGAFRRTYDFLGKFLGLTEGTPLQIKLAKLAYLLFFCAIVLAMIVFSVNKWPNPLPSELVIYAISTGIAIIPESLVAVLTISMVVATTVMRKANVVVRDLSALEALGGVTNICSDKTGTLTQGAMIAKKVWTPASNSIYTVRDSKSPADPTQGRVTVSSADVPVQEEEEKRDYDEERTTAAIKFDGVPDEKLNPKPQSSPEAEAELTPDLRMFLLSAALCNLATVRFDDKEEKWKTTGEPTEIALQVFAHRFDLGKKNVEATGWKQTAEFPFDSSIKRMSVIYDAPENNESGLSTENSHVFTKGAVERIIDLCSHVGTTDVPMTEEYKEKILKQMTDFASQGQRVLAIAYRAWNGRYVAGKNDGVDPSLPKNDEAQRSAVEKDLILLGLAGIYDPPRRETTPAIFDCAQAGIKVHMLTGDHPETARAIAREVGIIPRDLSVLPAGVAQSAVMKATDFDKLTDEEIDALPELPLVIARCAPETKSRMVEALRRRDAFMAMTGDGVNDAPSLSRADVGIAMGSGSDVAKSASKIVLTDDKFNSIVAAIREGRRMFANIQKFVLHLLSSNVGEVILLICGLAFFDESGISVFPIAPLEILWINMVTSSFPAFGLGREAASAEVMRKPPHDKRRGVFTNQIIVDMIVYGILMGATTLSTFIIVVFGKYDGQLGRDCNKHYSEECIPVFRARAAVFAELTWMILLTAWEIKDLRRSMFRLNPDSESKFPFFKDVYNNKFLFWAVVIGAVSVFPTVYIPGLNRNVFKHTDISWEWGVVFGMTIFYVFGIEVWKWVKRTLNILDDHKVRQGKWSQGEEGQKMRFAKSMSFSSLKSWASRSKAQSNGGLTPSTTQPRSTSQAPQNRVPQTSPV; encoded by the exons ATGGCCGGCGAATTCCCCAAACACCcgttcctcctcaccccggAGGAGACGGCGCAGGCTCTGGGGACCGATATCGACAAGGGCCTCACCTCGACCCAGGTCAAAGAACTCCAATCCAAGTATCCTACCAATGAACTCGATGTAGGCGGCAGTATCGCCTGGTACACCATCTTTATCCGCCAGCTTGCCAATGCCATGATTCTG GTCCTCTTCTTTGCCATGGCCCTGAGTTTTGGCGTAGGAGATTATATCGAAGGCGGTGTCCTTGCCGCCGTCATTGTGTTGAATGTGTCCATTGGTTTTTACCAAGAATATGgcgccgagaagaagatggatgcGCTCCGTGCGCTTTCTTCCCCCTCTGCCAATGTGCTCCGCGACGGTAAGATGCAGGTCATACCAAA TGCCGAGGTTGTTCCTGGTGACATCATTGCCCTCAAGATGGGCGATACCGTTCCAGCCGACATGCGCATGTTTGAAGCCATGAACCTCCAGTGCGATGAATCATCCTTGACAGGTGAGGCCATGCCCATCGaaaagatcaccaccaccgagatctatgtcgagggcggcgagaAGCTGGCACAGGACGAAGGTGAAGTCGGTATCGGTGACCGCATCAACATTGCATATGCTACCACTGTTGTCCAGAAGGGCCGTGGCCGTGGTATCGTCATTTGCACTGGCATGCAGACCGAAGTTGGAAAGATTGCCGCCTCGACCAGCAAGAAGAGACGCAAGCCCGGCAGGTCCATGAACTGGAAAAAGTACGGAAAGGCTGCCCCGGTCAAGGGTGCCTTCAGACGCACCTATGACTTCCTCGGCAAGTTCCTCGGCTTGACCGAGGGTACTCCTCTCCAGATCAAGCTGGCGAAGCTGGCGTACCTGTTGTTCTTCTGTGCCATCGTCCTGGCCATGATCGTCTTCAGTGTCAACAAGTGGCCCAACCCGCTTCCCAGCGAGCTCGTCATTTATGCCATTTCCACCGGCATCGCCATCATTCCCGAGTCTCTCGTCGCTGTCTTGACTATTTCCATGGTTGTGGCCACCACTGTCATGAGAAAGGCCAACGTCGTTGTGCGTGACTTGTCGGCTCTTGAAGCCCTCGGAGGTGTGACCAACATTTGCTCCGACAAGACGGGCACTCTTACCCAAGGCGCCATGATCGCAAAGAAGGTGTGGACACCTGCCTCCAACAGCATCTACACTGTCAGAGACTCGAAGAGTCCCGCCGACCCCACTCAGGGACGCGTCACAGTCTCCAGCGCCGACGTTCCCGtccaagaggaagaggagaagcgcgATTATGACGAAGAGAGAACGACCGCAGCCATCAAGTTTGATGGTGTCCCCGACGAGAAGCTCAACCCCAAGCCACAATCATcccccgaggccgaggctgaACTCACCCCCGACCTCCGCATGTTCCTCCTCTCGGCAGCGCTTTGCAACCTTGCCACAGTGCGGTTCGACGACAAGGAGGAAAAATGGAAGACGACCGGCGAGCCCACCGAAATTGCCCTGCAGGTCTTCGCTCATCGGTTCGACCTCGGCAAGAAGAACGTGGAGGCGACCGGATGGAAGCAGACGGCCGAGTTTCCCTTTGACAGCTCCATCAAGCGCATGTCCGTCATTTACGATGCGCCCGAGAACAACGAAAGCGGATTGAGCACCGAAAACAGCCATGTCTTCACCAAGGGCGCCGTCGAGCGTATCATCGACCTGTGCTCCCACGTCGGGACGACCGATGTACCCATGACCGAAGAGTACAAGGAAAAGATCCTCAAGCAGATGACCGACTTTGCGTCCCAGGGCCAGCGCGTTCTCGCCATTGCCTATCGTGCCTGGAATGGCCGCTACGTCGCTGGCAAGAACGACGGCGTTgacccctctctccccaaGAACGATGAAGCCCAACGGTCCGCGGTGGAAAAGGACCTCATTCTCCTCGGCTTGGCTGGTATCTACGACCCTCCCCGCCGCGAGACCACTCCCGCCATCTTCGACTGTGCCCAGGCCGGCATCAAGGTGCACATGTTGACTGGCGATCACCCCGAAACGGCCAGGGCTATTGCTAGGGAAGTCGGTATCATCCCCCGCGACCTCAGTGTCCTCCCCGCCGGTGTTGCCCAGTCCGCTGTGATGAAGGCTACCGACTTTGACAAGCTCACCGACGAGGAGATCGACGCCTTGCCAGAACTTCCTCTTGTTATTGCTCGTTGTGCGCCCGAGACCAAATCTCGCATGGTGGAGGCCCTTCGCCGCCGTGATGCCTTCATGGCCATGACTGGTGACGGTGTCAACGATGCCCCATCCTTGAGCCGCGCTGATGTCGGTATCGCCATGGGATCCGGTTCCGACGTGGCCAAGTCTGCCTCCAAGATTGTCTTGACGGATGATAAGTTCAACTCGATCGTTGCCGCCATCCGCGAAGGTCGCCGCATGTTTGCCAACATTCAGAAGTttgtcctccatcttctcagCAGCAACGTTGGTGAAGTCATTCTCCTGATTTGCGGTCTCGCCTTCTTTGACGAATCCGGCATTTCCGTCTTCCCCATCGCTCCCCTCGAAATTCTCTGGATCAACATGGTCACTTCGTCCTTCCCCGCTTTCGGTCTCGGTCGTGAGGCTGCCAGTGCCGAAGTCATGCGCAAGCCCCCTCACGACAAGAGGCGCGGTGTGTTCACCAACCAGATTATTGTTGACATGATCGTCTACGGTATTCTTATGGGCGCCACCACACTCTCGACCTTCATCATTGTCGTGTTTGGAAAGTACGATGGCCAGCTGGGCAGGGACTGCAACAAGCACTACTCGGAGGAGTGCATTCCCGTGTTCCGCGCCCGCGCTGCTGTTTTCGCCGAGCTGACCTGGATGATTCTCCTCACTGCCTGGGAGATCAAGGACCTTCGCCGGTCCATGTTCCGGCTGAACCCCGATTCCGAGTCCAAgttccccttcttcaaggACGTGTACAACAACAAGTTCCTCTTCTGGGCCGTCGTCATTGGCGCTGTCTCTGTGTTCCCCACGGTGTACATCCCCGGCCTCAACAGGAACGTCTTCAAGCACACCGATATCAGCTGGGAGTGGGGTGTCGTTTTCGGCATGACCATCTTCTATGTCTTTGGTATCGAGGTCTGGAAGTGGGTCAAGCGGACGCTTAACATTCTGGATGACCACAAGGTCAGACAGGGCAAGTGGTCgcagggcgaggagggtcaGAAGATGCGGTTCGCAAAGTCGatgtccttctccagcttgaAGAGTTGGGCCTCCAGATCCAAGGCTCAGTCCAACGGCGGCTTGACTCCAAGCACCACGCAGCCGCGGTCGACTTCACAAGCACCCCAGAACCGGGTGCCACAGACCTCGCCGGTTTGA
- the DPM1 gene encoding dolichol-P-mannose synthesis (BUSCO:EOG09264272; CAZy:GT2_Glycos_transf; EggNog:ENOG503NUQC; COG:M), with protein MAPAKSSTGGKDVYSVILPTFNERQNLPIITWLLNRTFTEQNLDWELVIVDDGSPDGTQEVAAQLIKAYSPHIQLRPRTGKLGLGTAYVHGLKYAKGNYIVIMDADFSHHPKFIPQMIEKMKQGDYDIVTGTRYAGDGGVYGWDLKRKLTSKGANIFADTVLRPGVSDLTGSFRLYKRAVLEKLFESTDARGFTMQMALAVTAKAKGYSIGEVPISFVDRVYGDSKLGGEEIVEYAKGVLQLWWSI; from the exons ATGGCGCCTGCGAAATCATCTACCGGCGGCAAGGACGTGTACTCGGTCATCCTGCCTACCTTTAACGAGCGCCAGAActtgcccatcatcacctggCTCCTGAACCGCACATTTACCGAACA GAACCTCGACTGGGAACTTGTCATTGTGGACGACGGCTCCCCAGACGGAACCCAAGAGGTCGCCgcccagctcatcaaggCCTACTCCCCTCACATCCAGCTTCGCCCTCGCACCGGcaagctcggcctcggcaCCGCCTACGTCCATGGCCTCAAGTACGCCAAGGGCAACTACATCGTCATCATGGACGCCGACTTTAGCCACCACCCCAAGTTCATTCCCCAGATGATTGAGAAGATGAAGCAGGGCGATTACGACATCGTGACGGGCACCCGCTATGCCGGTGACGGCGGTGTGTACGGCTGGGACTTGAAGAGAAAGCTGACGAGCAAGGGCGCCAACATCTTTGCGGATACCGTTCTTCGGCCTGGAGTGAGCGACTTGACGGGCAGCTTCAGGCTGTACAAGCGGGCCGTGctggagaagctgtttgAGAGCACGGATGCGAGAGGGTTCACGATGCAGATGGCGCTTGCTGTGACGGCCAAGGCGAAGGGGTATTCTATCGGAGAGGTCCCGATTTCTTTTGTGGACAGAGTGTACGGTGACAGCAAgctgggcggcgaggagatTGTGGAGTATGCCAAGGGGGTGTTGCAGCTTTGGTGGTCTATCTAA
- a CDS encoding hypothetical protein (EggNog:ENOG503NXNF; COG:Q), which translates to MTSVIKMRMAERAAQLSRQLNYPKGLLHNQVAIITGSGQGIGAECARLFANEGAKVVVSDIDGAKAEEVASKIRSGGGQAIAVAGDLLKDEYIKQLVAKAAEFGGGKIHIIVNNAGFTWDAVLHKMTDKQWDTIVALHGTVPFKIIREAAPYFRVKDGEPRNIINISSTSGVHGNAGQINYALAKAGVIGMTKTIAKEWGPAFGVRANTIAFGHIETRLTANKEAGAFVEVDGQKVALGIPEKQKQAPPGIVPYQDIPLRRPGTATEAASAVLAIASPLSSYISGQTISVTGGRNM; encoded by the exons ATGACCTCCGTGATCAAGATGCGCATGGCTGAGCGCGCCGCCCAGCTCTCCCGCCAGCTCAACTACCCCAAAGGtctcctccacaaccaagtcgccatcatcaccggtTCAGGGCAGGGTATCGGGGCCGAGTGTGCACGTCTCTTCGCCAACGAGGGCGCCAAAGTCGTCGTCTCTGACATTGACGGCGCCAAAGCCGAAGAGGTAGCCTCCAAGATCCGGTCTGGTGGCGGCCAGGCCATCGCTGTGGCAGGAGACCTGCTCAAGGACGAGTACATCAAACAATTGGTGGCCAAAGCAGCcgagtttggaggtggaaagATCCACATCATTGTGAATAATGCTGGTTTTACCTGGGATGCGGTTCTTCACAAG ATGACCGACAAACAATGGGACACCATCGTCGCCCTACACGGCACCGTCCCCTTCAAAATCATCCGCGAGGCAGCCCCTTACTTCCGTGTGAAGGACGGCGAGCCAagaaacatcatcaacatcagtTCCACCTCTGGTGTCCACGGGAACGCCGGTCAGATCAACTATGCGCTCGCCAAGGCAGGTGTCATCGGCATGACCAAGACTATCGCAAAGGAATGGGGCCCTGCGTTCGGCGTGCGAGCGAACACGATTGCCTTTGGGCATATCGAGACGAGATTGACGGCCAATAAAGAGGCCGGTGCGtttgttgaggttgatgggcaGAAGGTTGCCTTAGGTATCCcggagaagcagaagcaagCTCCTCCAGGCATCGTTCCATACCAGGACATCCCACTCAGGAGACCCGGCACTGCGACCGAGGCTGCGAGTGCTGTGTTGGCCATCGCTTCTCCCCTGAGCTCGTATATTTCCGGACAAACAATCAGCGTAACGGGTGGTAGGAACATGTAG
- a CDS encoding hypothetical protein (EggNog:ENOG503NUZR), giving the protein MQKKGVRAFSGHSYGHTGHHHGGGGNHYSRLKPVELDPLSEYGLPSKGEKRLLSPKVQESYYSKIAERYLAFCTEAGDKDSLQKQFARLAVADTTPSSSASSPVISVPPSPLTSAPPTALPLPIPTSLPTGSFPDITFIATDNSKEQDQSGSLPSILSALRKLREALVATQRRDPFTIQVYLFAIRLGILAKSFESYYPALLYLLRSVHPFSNLTSVELAECVSYLVLDTACRRQDLAGAFKLRKEYKLKDKKVDAVLKALVGDNYVLWRRVKRGVDGYRVKLMEFADGDVKRRTLMAMGRAYLSLPKEFLEGQMEESWEGLRSKYGVGWELGGEKGEKVVIRKVGRG; this is encoded by the coding sequence ATGCAGAAAAAAGGTGTCAGAGCCTTCTCGGGCCACAGCTACGGCCACACAGGTCACCAtcatggcggcggcggcaaccaCTACTCCCGTCTCAAACCAGTCGAGCTCGACCCCCTCTCAGAATACGGCCTCCCCTCTAAAGGCGAAAAGAGACTACTCTCTCCCAAAGTCCAAGAGTCCTACTACTCCAAAATAGCAGAACGCTACCTCGCCTTCTGCACCGAAGCCGGCGACAAAGACAGCCTCCAAAAACAATTCGCCCGCCTCGCCGTCGCggacaccaccccctcttcctccgccagctcccCAGTCATCTCCgttcccccatcccccttaACCTCCGCCCCTCCCACCGCATTACCGCTCCCAatccccacctccctgcCCACCGGCAGCTTCCCCGACATCACCTTCATCGCCACCGACAACAGCAAAGAACAAGACCAATCCggctccctcccctccatcctctccgccctccgcAAGCTCCGCGAGGCCCTCGTCGCCACCCAGCGCCGAGACCCTTTCACAATCCAAGTCTACCTCTTCGCCATCCGCCTCGGCATCCTCGCCAAGTCCTTCGAGTCGTACTACCCGGCTCTGCTCTACCTCCTCCGCTCTGTccaccccttctccaacctcacctctgTCGAGCTGGCCGAGTGCGTGTCCTATCTCGTTCTCGACACCGCCTGCAGAAGGCAAGACCTCGCCGGGGCGTTTAAGCTGCGGAAGGAGTACAAGTTGAAGGACAAAAAGGTGGACGCGGTGCTCAAGGCGCTGGTGGGGGACAACTATGTGCTTTGGAGGAGGGTcaagaggggggtggatgggtacCGGGTGAAGCTGATGGAGTTTGCCGACGGGGATGTCAAGAGGCGGAcgttgatggcgatggggaggGCGTATTTGAGCTTGCCGAAGGAGTTTTTGGAGGGCCAGATGGAGGAGAGCTGGGAGGGGCTGAGGAGCAAAtatggggttgggtgggagctcggcggggagaagggggagaaggtggttaTACGgaaggttgggaggggatga
- a CDS encoding hypothetical protein (EggNog:ENOG503P774; COG:S), whose amino-acid sequence MKYSAALVSLALATSVAAQGLADLPECARDCATQYLRGGIGNCGSDPECICKNSTFLDSIACCLVDVCNEADQKTAVSVAATLCKAFGVNDLPTAVTCATASPSATTPVRTSTRATTAANTDTAVTTPAGTATTEATDAPSTTETDAPEESSATETETDADAQDASSTSTSTSTNFGPRPTVAAGLGAIGGLAAAFALL is encoded by the exons ATGAAGTACTCTGCTGCTCTGGTCTCCCTGGCTCTCGCCACCAGCGTCGCCGCCCAGGGCTTGGCTGATCTTCCCGAATGCGCT CGTGATTGTGCCACCCAGTACCTCCGTGGTGGGATTGGCAACTGTGGTAGCGACCCCGAGTGCATCTGCAAGAACAGCACCTTCCTCGACAGTATCGCCTGCTGCCTCGTCGACGTCTGCAATGAGGCGGACCAGAAGACCGCTGTTTCCGTTGCTGCGACG CTCTGCAAGGCCTTCGGCGTCAATGATCTCCCCACCGCTGTCACCTGCGCTACTGCCAGCCCCTCGGCCACCACTCCCGTTAGGACCTCGACTCGTGCCACTACCGCTGCCAACACTGACACCGCCGTGACCACCCCCGCCGGTACCGCTACCACCGAGGCCACCGATGctcccagcaccaccgagaCTGATGCCCCTGAGGAGTCGTCCGCCACCGAGACCGAGACCGACGCTGATGCTCAGGATGCCTCtagcaccagcaccagcaccagcaccaactTCGGCCCCCGTCCCACCGTCGCCGCCGGCTTGGGTGCCATTGGtggtcttgctgctgcctttGCTCTCCTCTAA
- a CDS encoding hypothetical protein (EggNog:ENOG503NTX3; COG:S): MGLGVLEDRVMEHVPGTTRYFDDPERPQFSSEGVEGLKCDTSGPMPIILVPQPSDDPNDPLNWPLWKRDLITFILSVTAIFATCLGPILAANTLTLTEDFSVKFSKVAELTGWYLFGVGIAAFFFVPSGRLWGKRHLFVGGTILLIITSAWGGASRHNYASMAAARVFQGVATAPFESLVNVAVGDLYCVHQRGIRMAFTNLAVFGGAFFTPILVGKITHEIGWQWTFYFVAIFCGLCLPAVYFFCPETAYRRDQSLNTDMLSSDGPGAQQFFANTLNAPEEPEKTTKRDAPSTPDTLVGDDANQTQVGLSEIPISSAPAAPATSSTAAPVPTARASVVPPPKATFKDSLAMFNGRKADENFVKLMLRPIVLFFHPAFFWACLIQGLMIGWTVFIGVILAQFFIGPPLWWGEVETGYAYTAAFVGAIVGFLIAGLLSDWSARLMTKWNKGIYEPEFRLFLIIPMMIFGSIGLYGWGPTADDLLWDIPPAIPLMFFGFQVAGMVIGAVASSLYIVDAYRDLAIEGFTIMIVFKNLLSFGLTLKAFQWLVLNQTKATPLFNIIGSVQLVVCLSSIPLYVFGKRMRSFYHRHDWLAFCKVR, translated from the exons ATGGGGCTGGGAGTGCTGGAAGATCGGGTGATGGAACATGTGCCTG GCACAACCAGATACTTTGACGACCCGGAACGACCGCAATTCTCTAGCGAGGGAGTCGAGGGCCTCAAGTGCGATACCAGCGGACCGATGCCCATCATTCTCGTCCCTCAGCCATCAGATGACCCTAACGACCCTTTGAACTGGCCGTTATGGAAGCGCGATCTCATCACCTTTATTCTCTCCGTGACGGCCATCTTTGCGACGTGTCTTGGTCCAATTCTTGCCGCCAACACGCTGACCCTGACCGAAGATTTCTCGGTCAAATTCTCCAAGGTCGCCGAACTTACAGGATGGTATCTCTTCGGAGTCGGAAttgccgccttcttcttcgtcccctCGGGTCGTCTGTGGGGAAAGCGTCATTTGTTTGTGGGCGGAACCATCCTGCTGATCATCACCTCGGCTTGGGGAGGCGCATCGCGACACAACTATGCGAGCATGGCTGCTGCGAGAGTGTTTCAGGGTGTGGCCACAGCGCCGTTCGAGTCGCTTGTCAATGTTGCGGTGGGAGATCTGTACTGTGTGCATCAACGCGGCATTCGTATGGCCTTCACCAATCTGGCCGTCTTTGGTGGTGCCTTTTTCACCCCCATCCTGGTGGGCAAGATTACCCATGAGATTGGATGGCAGTGGACCTTTTACTTTGTCGCCATCTTCTGCGGCTTGTGCTTGCCGGCCGTATACTTCTTTTGCCCCGAAACCGCCTATCGGCGAGACCAGTCTCTCAACACTGATATGCTGTCGTCCGATGGCCCAGGCGCCCAACAGTTCTTCGCGAATACTTTGAACGCCCCTGAGGAGCCTGAGAAAACGACGAAGAGAGACGCTCCGTCCACTCCTGATAcattggttggtgatgacgcCAACCAGACTCAGGTAGGACTTAGCGAGATTCCCATCTCTTCGGCACCTGCAGCTCCAGCCACTTCATCGACAGCCGCACCCGTCCCAACAGCTCGGGCGTCAGTGGTCCCTCCGCCCAAGGCGACATTCAAAGACTCCCTTGCCATGTTCAACGGCCGCAAAGCCGACGAGAATTTCGTGAAGCTGATGTTGCGGCCAATCGTTCTGTTTTTCCATCCGGCCTTTTTTTGGGCATGCTTGATTCAGGGGTTGATGATTGGCTGGACAGTCTTCATTGGTGTCATTCTTGCTCAGTTCTTCATCGGCCCTCCTCTCTGGTGGGGCGAGGTTGAAACGGGATATGCATACACAGCGGCGTTTGTTGGCGCTATTGTCGGTTTCCTCATCGCTGGTCTCTTGTCCGACTGGAGTGCCCGTTTGATGACTAAGTGGAACAAGGGCATCTATGAGCCAGAATTCCGTCTGTTTCTCATCATTCCCATGATGATTTTTGGGTCCATTGGTCTGTACGGCTGGGGGCCTACCGCGGATGATCTTCTCTGGGACATTCCCCCTGCCATTCCGCTCATGTTCTTCGGTTTCCAGGTTGCTGGTATGGTTATTGGCGCAGTGGCCAGCTCGCTTTACATTGTGGATGCTTATC GCGACCTGGCTATCGAAGGCTTCACCATCATGATCGTCTTCAAGAATTTGCTCAGTTTTGGCCTCACCCTCAAGGCCTTCCAGTGGCTTGTCCTCAATCAGACCAAGGCTACTCCGTTGTTCAACATTATTGGTTCTGTGCAACTGGTTGTCTGCCTGTCCAGCATTCCGTTGT ACGTATTTGGTAAGCGCATGCGCAGCTTTTACCATCGCCACGACTGGTTGGCTTTCTGCAAGGTCAGGTAA
- the SPS19 gene encoding peroxisomal 2 4-dienoyl-CoA reductase sps19 (EggNog:ENOG503NVVN; COG:Q), with amino-acid sequence MSVPRSEYLSTVWKDGIFANRVLFITGGAGSIGSAQTRAMVHLGADACIIGRSVEKTENAAKEIAKVRNGARVIGIGNVDVRSYDSLKAAADRCVKELGSIDYVVAGAAGNFIAPIAGLSPNAFKAVIDIDTIGTFNTIKATMPYLVESAARNPNPNDAGTTGGRFVSTSATFHYTGMPLQSHVSAAKAAIDALMGSVALEYGPFGVTANSIAPGAIEGTEGMERLASSKLDPKTRTKGVPIGRWGSVRDIADATVYVFSDAGNYINGTTLVVDGAGWRRQGAAAVGVDDDMQYPDFLLAGTISKHLKSGRKEKAKI; translated from the exons ATGTCTGTCCCCCGATCAGAGTACCTGAGCACTGTCTGGAAGGATGGCATCTTTG CCAACCGCGTACTATTCATCACGGGCGGTGCAGGCTCCATCGGCAGCGCGCAGACCCGCGCCATGGTTCATCTCGGAGCCGACGCCTGCATCATCGGCCGCAGCGTTGAGAAGACAGAAAACGCTGCCAAGGAGATTGCCAAAGTCCGGAACGGCGCCCGAGTCATCGGGATCGGCAACGTTGATGTCCGGAGT TACGACTCTCTcaaagccgccgccgaccGCTGCGTAAAGGAGCTCGGCAGCATCGACTATGTCGTCGCCGGCGCGGCAGGCAACTTCATCGCCCCCATCGCCGGGCTCTCCCCCAACGCCTTCAAAGCCGTCATCGACATCGACACGATTGGCACCTTTaacaccatcaaggccaCGATGCCCTACCTCGTAGAGTCTGCCGCTCGCAATCCCAATCCGAATGATGCCGGCACCACCGGCGGCCGCTTCGTCTCTACTTCCGCCACGTTCCACTACACCGGAATGCCCCTCCAATCCCACGTCTCTGCCGCCAAGGCCGCCATCGACGCCCTCATGGGCTCGGTCGCGCTCGAGTACGGCCCGTTTGGCGTGACTGCCAACAGCATCGCCCCCGGTGCGATTGAGGGAACAGAAGGGATGGAAAGGCTGGCCTCTTCCAAGCTGGACccgaagacgaggacgaagGGCGTGCCGATTGGTAGATGGGGGTCGGTGAGAGACATCGCCGATGCGACTGTGTATGTCTTTAGCGATGCGGGCAACTATATCAACGGGACAACCCTCGTGGTGGACGGCgcggggtggaggaggcaaggCGCCGCGGCGGTGGGCGTGGACGATGACATGCAGTACCCTGACTTTTTGCTCGCTGGTACGATTAGCAAGCATCTGAAGAgcgggaggaaggagaaggccaagatctAG
- a CDS encoding hypothetical protein (EggNog:ENOG503P5Z8; COG:S), translating to MARLPFERRESQPKPVLPIASGSEDDDDDDALSLFRHSKQVFPKVIREAEEESRDRSNERKRKSSLSEEEGNERVRRRRTSSPGLSSSPPKQMAGLADSDDDDDDLIMDVKGKGKEVVRPTKIVTPVKPRHTAVSATPVVMIDDSDSDDALDKKPVKADLDSDDDSDIQEFSPFEKQESPDSHDDELQEMIRKQREKLGRVKEDLVVHIYVDSPIPNMKPILVRRKAKQDMAPIIPTWIAKQREIGLDISSEELNLFVTWKNNKIYTPNSVASLNLDIDEDGNIVFGDGEGYRMLRQGPALHMQVWDEDNYKDFQQWKDKERSVRYGLVDLTEADDAEPVPEEPKKKGIKVVLKAKDLEPLKLSVQEDTTVGTMIEAFRQKRAVGDAWQVSIWLEGDELEEDALVKDTDIDPDEPNQFEVHMKK from the exons ATGGCGCGTCTGCCTTTCGAGCGTAGGGAATCGCAACCAAAACCTGTGTTGCCTATTGCCTCCGGGtccgaggacgacgacgatgacgacgctCTCTCTCTATTCCGACACTCGAAGCAGGTTTTCCCCAAAGTTATTCGcgaagcagaagaagaaagccGCGATAGAAGCAACGAAAGGAAGCGCAAAAGCTCGCTgtcggaagaagaggggaatGAAAGAGTTCGGAGGAG GAGAACCTCTTCCCCGGGGCTGTCCTCAAGTCCGCCCAAGCAAATGGCAGGCCTGGCTGATtcggatgacgatgacgacgacctcATCATGGACGTCAAAGGCAAAGGGAAAGAAGTTGTGAGGCCGACCAAGATAGTCACTCCCGTCAAGCCGCGCCACACAGCGGTGTCAGCAACTCCTGTTGTAATGATTGACGACAGCGATAGTGATGACGCCCTGGACAAGAAGCCGGTCAAAGCTGACCTGGACAGCGACGATGATTCCGATATCCAGGAATTCAGTCCCTTCGAGAAACAAGAGTCGCCCGACAGCCACGAcgacgagctgcaagaaatGATACGCAAGCAGCGAGAGAAGCTCGGAAGGGTCAAGGAAGATCTCGTGGTGCATATCTATGTCGATTCTCCCATTCCGAACATGAAGCCGATTCTAGTCCGGCGAAAGGCAAAGCAAGACATGGCACCCATCATACCCACCTGGATCGCAAAACAACGGGAAATAGGCCTGGACATTTCCAGCGAAGAACTCAACCTTTTTGTGACCTGGAAGAACAACAAGATCTACACTCCGAACAGCGTTGCTTCACTCAATCTCGACATAGATGAGGATGGCAATATCGTCTTTGGTGACGGGGAGGGCTACCGTATGTTGAGACAGGGTCCAGCGCTCCATATGCAAGTTTGGGATGAGGATAATTACAAGGACTTCCAGCAGTGGAAGGACAAAGAAAGATCAGTCAGATACGGTCTCGTTGATTTGACCGAGGCAGATGATGCGGAGCCTGTTCCCGAGGagccaaagaagaaggggatcAAAGTGGtcctcaaggccaaggatCTCGAACCGCTCAAACTGTCCGTGCAAGAGGATACCACGGTGGGGACCATGATTGAGGCGTTCCGTCAGAAACGAGCAGTTGGTGACGCGTGGCAGGTTTCGATATGgcttgagggagatgagctggaggaggatgcttTAGTGAAGGATACTGACATTGATCCCGATGAGCCGAACCAGTTTGAGGTTCATATGAAGAAGTAG